The segment CATCAGTCTAGTAACGGCACCAGACAGAAAATCTTCATAACTCATCCGCACATTCCCGGTCATGGCGGTGTCTTTCTCGCGAAATGCTTGGGTTATGCTCTGAAGTTGGGTGCACACCTGAATGAAGCGGTCCAACTGGATTCCATTCACACCACGTAGACAAAACCGATTCACCAGTCCCTGAACGAACTGAGGACTCAGACTGTAACCCATCTGAGATAACGCTGTAGGAGAaggaaaatataaatgaaacagTGTGTGATAAACAAATCTACTGCAGTAGTGTGCTTGAAGATAATTTCATGAACTACAATCAATAAGTAGATAACAATTAATATCTTCGCAAATGCCAAAGGTAATATGTATGCTGTTTTAATCTattaaaatggtaaaaaaaaaaagaaagaaatggacttttaacatgttaaatggggtgacgggcaggttaacacgcgcgcacacacacacacacatatatatatttgataaCATATTCACTCACCCTGGTGCATCTCATTGCTGTTAATTGAACCGGATCTGTCCCGGTCAAACTGTTGGAACATCGCCCTCCGTTGCTGCAGAAACGTCCACATTTCGGAGAACCCAAATATATCTACACGTCCGGTTTTGGTCTTGTCAAACATATCTGGAAATGAAGACAAAGCACTTATTCCACCCACAAACTCCTTTTGCACTTGAGATTTTTCTTTCCTGTAgttcagtggtaagagcatggcgctagcaatgccaaggtcatgggttcgatcccagggattgcacgttctcggatacaaatgtataatatattgcaatgtaagtcgctttggataaaagcgtctgccaaatgcataaatgtaaatgagatgTTATTAAAGAAAACCTTTTTGAAATCTTTTATCTGACATTACAGAGTTCAGAATTCAGTTAGGGCACATCATCCGTTCAACAATTTGCCTGCTGTCGTGAGAAAATAACAAACCGATAATGTTAGTAATGCTAACACTTACTGAGCATCATAATGCATGTTTCGTCATTGAAAGCAGAGTTGTTTGAATTGAAAAGGGCTTGCTTTAGCTCCTTCAGATTAATGTAGCCGCTACGATCTGTGTCCACAGTAGAAAACCACTGGTAAGCCTCAGCGTTCACACCGGGAGGAACGTTACCTGCACCATGAAAATAGACTACATTAATCAATAAGATACAAATGTGCCTCCAACATTGATTTCAGATAATCCAGTCATTTCAGAACAAATGATTTAATTGAAATCGGTGCCAATGAGCACTCAAGCACACCGAGAAATAAAACCACATCTCAAAAACAGACTACAGTACACACGTCAATGATTTTCAAAgcgtaaaaaaaaactgtgaaaacaGTGCGAGCTTTATTTAGACTGGAAGTAAAGACCTGATTTTCTTAACATAGTAGACTTGAATCCTtgtagttatttttattgtgaacagaaaaaaaacacaagacatCCAAAGGTggtatgaaaacaaaaaaaaacagatttttaaaaatgggTTTTAGTATGCATGCTAACATCAGTAGTTTAACAGGTGGCAATGCGACTGTAACGTCATACACAAAGCGCAACCACATCCGGATTCACGTATTCACGCCCACGCGTGTTGTTCTCAACATATTCCTGTACATATCATGAATAAGCGAATGTGTTATTGAGAAAGCACATGCATGAATGTGTAAATCCAGCAATGCCACTAACATTAAAGTCATTTCTATGGCAACTTatgtatatacactcacctaaaggattattaggaacacctgttcaatttctcattaatgcaattatctaatcaaccaatcacatggcagttgcttcaatgcatttaggggtgtggtcctggtcaagacaatctcctgaactccaaactgaatgtcagaatgggaaagaaaggtgatttaagcaattttgagcgtggcatggttgttggtgccagacgggccggtctgagtatttcacaatctgctcagttactgggattttcacgcacaaccatttctagggtttacaaagaatggtgtgaaaagggaaaaacatccagtatgcggcagtcctgtgggcgaaaatgccttgttgatgctagaggtcagaggagaatgggccgactgattcaagctgatagaagagcaactttgactgaaataaccactcgttacaaccgaggtatgcagcaaagcatttgtgaagccacaacacgcacaaccttgaggcagatgggctacaacagcagaagaccccaccgggtaccactcatctccactacaaataggaaaaagaggctacaatttgcacgagctcaccaaaattggacagttgaagactggaaaaatgttgcctggtctgatgagtctcgatttctgttgagacattcaaatggtagagtcagaatttggcgtaaacagaatgagaacatggatccatcatgccttgttaccactgtgcaggctggtggtggtggtgtaatggtgtgggggatgttttcttggcacactttaggccccttagtgccaattgggcatcgtttaaatgccacggcctacctgagcattgtttctgaccatgtccatccctttatgaccaccatgtacccatcctctaatggctacttccagcaggataatgcaccatgtcacaaagctcgaatcatttcaaattggtttcttgaacatgacaatgagttcactgtactagaatggcccccacagtcaccagatctcaacccgatagaacatctttgggatgtggtggaacgggagcttcgtgccctggatgtgcatcccacaaatctccatcaactgcaagatgctatcctatcaatatgggccaacatttctaaagaatgctttcagcaccttgttgaatcaatgccacgtagaattaaggcagttctgaaggcgaaagggggtcaaacaccgtattagtatggtgttcctaataatcctttaggtgagtgtatatatatatatatattgactATACTGTCTGAACAAGATCTGGTTTCATCACTTAGAAAATGACAAGTTAGTCCTAAAGGTCGGATACGAGAAACAAATTGTGCGACCAAATTCATCAGCCATGCGTCATTATGGTCCCAGGAGGAACAAGAATAAGTTGAGCAATTCAGTGAAGCGCAGATGGACGCTTTACCCCCAGGGAGAGATAAGCACTGTTCAGTTTTTAAAACCGACAGTCTTACCCACAGGACATTATCGCATACTCGCCAACATAAACGCATGTGGACACATACACTCGTACCCCTTCGCCCAGGATTATCACACTCATCACTCTAATTCTCCCATGGGCAGTACAAGCTGCTACTGCCATCCTGCAGTGTATCAGCATCAGTCATTCAGTGAGGGGCACATGACACAGCTGCACTGCAGAAGGATCAAGGACCTCGTCTGCTGCAGCACCGTCATAAATTCCTATCTTTCGTATTTTATGCATAGCCCGTAGCCACCGCGCGTCTGATGGAAAGGCGGCGGCCCTCCTGTCTCGCCCTGCCAAGCCTGACGCTCAGACATCATCAGTCAGGCCGGCCCAGAACTATTGTCTGCACTTCTGAGACCATGGAAAAAATTCACCCGCCAGACCAATATCTTCTATGGGGCGTTCGCAAATGCAGATCTGATGTATGAGGGTGTGAATTCAAATCTGATAAAAAGTGATATATACCAAACAACCGCTGGCCTCGAGGAGCAGGACATTCATCTCCGATCACATGGATTGATTTTGCTACCACAATGCTTACATTATTAATCATGATTAGGTTATTGTTGATATCACTGAAGTGTGCAGTCTGTTTTTTAAGGCGGAGAAAGgaatataatacatatattgcATACAAAATTCAATGTCTCGAACCTGCGGGAGGCTGTTGACCATACTGTCCTCCTTGGGGATGTCCGTAACCCCCGTAAGGGCCACCTGGGGCATGCCCACCGTATGGTGCTCTAGGGGCACCTCCTGCACCAGGAGTACCATAGGAGCTGTATGGACCTCCAGGTGCAGCTCCTCCGCCATACTGTGGTCCTTGAGGGGCACCTCTATAAGGACCACCATACTGTCCCCCTGTGGGACCACCTCCATAAGGTGCGCCTGGGGGAGGGTGGTGCTGGGGGTTACCACCCGGTCCTGGATAACCCTTTGAatagcaaataaaaaaagttattcaATTTCATTAAACATGATCAATACACCCGATGTAGTTTGTAATCatgtagagcagtggttctcaaactgtggtacttgaagagacctCTGGTGGTACGTGACACGACAAATCTATATATCTCGTGTTTTAAAtgcaatttcaaatgtttaatacatgatagataaatacggaatacatatcatatagcctatgtgcaattttaatatagttgtatgaattattgtttatttatctttgGTCGATGTAACTCAAGCGCATGACAGGCAGCTGaaacacagagcgggagcagacagATGCTTGTGAAACATAAAACgtcatttacagagccctgtttacagtgcactacagaaaagtgttttgtgtccactattactgctgactaacttgaaaaacatggaaaaaacatgttctttagtttgaaaacagctggttgataaaaaagtatttgtattattaataatacattagaattggaggaTTTGAGTGTTTATTCATATGGTTTTCTattaggtggtacttggaacaactcattttattaaaggtggtaaggttacttgatctgaaaagtttgagaaccactgctgtagagAAAGGCAATTACAGCttgctgtaaaataaaactgtgaaaaatgaatgtttacTTTCAGTGAATTCAGTACACATGTTTACATTTagtttgtgtgttgtttgtggatcacaatattaaacattattaccctcattaaaatgtaataacattttcataaatatttcttataaaataaaagtcttctCTCACTCTATTTAAAAGAGACTATTCTTCTATGCTACCTTATAAGGACAGTTACTGTTAAAACTACAGTATGGATACCATGGTCCAGTAAAGGGTTAAGGctacgttcaaatgtcacataCCAATCTATTCCACATCTTTGTTTTAAGGCTCTGTATACTAAAATCTTAAATATACTGCTATACAATCTGATccaaaaaacatacaaacaacataCATGCAAACAAGTGTAATGCATCACATATTAGAGTAGCTACGCGGCTAACTTGATAGCCTAAATCATGATAGTTTCTAAAAAGTTTACACAGTCGAAATGATCGGAACCTGCACATCATATCCCTGTACATCACTTACGCTGTATAGTAAACACACCATAAttgcaaacaataaaacacatataaagataaaaaataaaagcgcTAAACCCGGAAGAGAGACTTTACCTGCCCGTATTGATAACTCATTCCGCGGAGAAGATTCTGAGCAAATGGAACGATTTGGTTGTATTTAATAAGTCCCGCCTTCAGCAGCCGATTGGTTCATTTTAATGTACGTCAGCAGCGCACCCTTGTATtttgaatctgattggttggAGCAATGGAAACTCACTGCAGAAACTGTGAGTCACAGAAACTGAGTCATTACATTAGTTTTAGTAAATAACCATACAGTAAGGATGGGTGTAGTCATAATATCAATACAGCGTGTCTTTTTGTAATAAACTATATTACAAATCGTGCTGTCTTAATTTTAAACTAATACGTTAATTTCATTAACTATTAAAAgttatttccttttattttaggGTATGTACAAATACAAAAGGAAAACAAAAGTAACAATAAAATTACAATTAGGTTATTTGTCGTAAAGAAatcataaaacattatttttacataGTTCCATAAACATGACATTCTACATTGATCTTTTCTGCAAATCATATGAATACAAGTGCATAGTGTAAAGGTGTCTCAGTGTGAGTGCTGTCCAGTGTTAAAGGTGTCTCTTTGTGAATTGTACAGACCCAGTACTAGGCTGGCTAAACGGGAGGAAGGGTGGGGGTAATTAGATATTCTTGTTGGGTGAcagtttttctaataatcatagcATTGcatgcacaattaaaaaaaacttgattaAATTGACACATCATTATTTAATTGATAACACAATTAAGaagttttcatgtttatttgttagCTGGACATCCCATTTGTTTGACCAGGGATGCGATGGCTACTGATGTATGTTTTAACAATGTTGTTCACCTATATTTTCTATGCATTAGAGAACAGTATGCTCCTCTATGAGTCAAGAACACAAGCCTTTTAAAATTATCACcaatataaacacacatttcaaaCCGTAAAGGCTGAGTTGTTTCAACTAATTGTTGTAAGATATGGACGTAACCAACTgctgggttataaattaacctatgttgggttattttcacCCAACCGGGATGTTAAACATCTCATAACAGTTTGAATCCAACGATTGGTTTTGAACATTTTCTGTATAAGTCTCAAAATATTATAAAGAAGGAAATATTCCTTGCATAGTGTGGTAATTTTGGTCCATGGTCCAAAGTGTCTTATGACTGTTTTCATGCTTTGTTGTACCACACAATCATTGTTCAGGCCACATTTAGGCCTGCTGTGATCTTTTCTCCTCTGCTGCAGACTTTGCCCTTTCAATGTTATTCAGGTTCTGTGTGGACAAGGCTGTTGGATCTACCCTTCTACATGAGGAATATTTGGCAGCGTTCATTTGATGGTGTCTGAGCAAGAACTTGTGAACTTTCTTGACAATCAGGTAGATCATCTCACAGAAACACATGAAGATGCACACAGAAGACGAAACTACCATAAACAATGTGAAGATCTTTTTCTCTGTAGGACGAGATATGTAGCAGTCGACTGTATTCGGACAAGGTTCCTGACTGCACTTGAACAACCTTGGCATATCAAAACCATAAACGGCGTACAAAATATAGAGGAAGCCAGCATCAAAGCCTGCTTTGAACACCAGACTGAGTATGTAGGTATACCACAGTCCTCCACGCTTCCTCCCGGGGTTGCTGTACAGGTGTTCGCCTTCATGGCTTGAAGTAAATTTCTGATCCTTCATTTCACGATACTTGACATGTGCCACGACCAATAGAGATGGACAGGTGACAAATATGAGCTGAAGAGACCATAACCGGATATGGGAAATGGGGAAATATTGGTCGAAGCAGACATTGCTACAGCCCGGCTGGGCCGTGTTGCAGACAAACTCTTTGGTTTCATCACCCCACGCCTGCTGAATAGCCACCACAAACACCAGGATTCTGAAGACGAAGACCACTGATAGCCAGACGCGACCAAACACGGTGGAGTATTTGCTTACTCCACCAAGCAGAGCCTGAAGGTACATCCAATTCATCTCCGCTATTTAACAGGGCTCTCACACCAGGGTTTTAGTcctacaaaaaacaaacacatacatattttgAATGTCTGTctctatttatttaatttgtctcAATAAAAggtaatttattacatttttcatttttgtcactTGAGTAATATTAATATGTTACATTTGGGAAACTGTGAcgcagaatgaaaaaaaaaacagagctaCACAGTAAAGAACGTGAAGTGTAGCCTTTAGACTCTTAGAATTCCTAAATGCCCCTGCTGTAAACAAACACTTTTGGTTTCTTCTTCAGTAAGAGATTTTCTAAAAAGTTTCTTCCAGTGTGTAAACATCGTGTATGGGCAACACTGTTGTTCAGCTTTGTGAACCATACCAGCAGCTAACTATAGTTAATGCCAGcctttttttaattcttttttataaagaggggtttataaagttttttttatagcCTCACAGGACAAGGATGCCATGTGTTGCATGTCAAGATGCAATGGAAAAGTTTCTAAAAGCAACAGCAATATATTTCTTTAGTTttactattgttttttttcatacagGTTTACATTTGGCAAAGTGCATCTACTATTGAAAGTGCTCAGTAAACAGTGTTGCGTTCAAAACACCCTATCTGCAATGACAAGAAATTAGACATTAAAATAGTTCACATACTTAGAATTTCATGTTGTTCTCTTGAcgcaaaatattacaatgaacAATGACTAGccctaaattaaaataaataaataaaatagcttTATTTGTCCTGTGTACTGTACAACTGTGTTCTGTGTATCTACATACATTATAAGACATCTGGAAAATGCTAACAAAGATGTGCATTCGCTTCACTCAACAAAATAAAGCATGACATTTAGAAAGTTACCTGCTGAGTGAAGAAATGTTACCTACGTGATTCAAAATACACATCACCCTTTTAAAAGCACTTAAATCATAAGTCCACTTACCTGTTTCCTGGATGATATGAAGACGTTGTAGTTAACTAGAATCAAAAGGAAAAGCTTGTTTCTTTCTATTCTTATCTAGACCGTCTTGATTGGTTGATGGCCGTGCCCTATCACATTTATGAGAAGGTTCTGCTTTTACATTATGGCACGTAGAAACAAAAACtttcaatcaaatgaaagaataGTGTTTAACTCTATTTGCATacaatattgtttctgtttcctCTCACTTAATAAGGCTTCACTTCTGGTTACAAGTAAAGTTTGTGTAAAATTTAAGAAAGTTATTAAAGTTTATTCATCTATTTAAACAGCGAAAGCATTACATAgtataacaaatatttgttttatttatagatgtgtgctgtgtgtgtgcgtttatcTGCTCACAATGATGAGTCATTCATAAAAAAGAACATTCAGTTCTACTATAAAAATGAAGACATGGCCATATATTGTGGACTTAAATAAATTCTCATGAATCTAGACAAAAGTTTTAATAAATTCCCacaaaaatggtttaaaaaatatcacatttatGCTGTGATTTCTCTCTTTATATggtcaaatactgtataaaagcaGACCAAAAGCTTGACACTGTATAGGAATTAAATCAAAAGAGGGATCACAATCACAACAAAAGGTTTATGAGAAAATATATACTTTCCAAAGTGAAAGTATATATTTGCCACCAGGTTTATTTAGAAACCAGCCAGACTGTGGTTTCATTGAAAACAACATTCCACTGAAAGGCGGATCATGCTGTCATTGTGTTGAGATTGTGTGACAATAGACAAGCACATTTACTATAATGGGCGAACACAAAAAAGCAGAAATGGACAAAGTGTACAGCAGAAGtacaaaaaaggaaataaagagaaaagaaTATGCCGTAAAATACTTGTATCTCCTTCAGAGCACAGATCATCTGATGCATTGGCTGCAGTGTTATATTCTTCTTCAGATTAGTGGTGCCATGGTTACAGCAACAGTGCGTCTGTATGTGCACCGGCTGAATATTCACAAATATTTGTCATGTTGCTTCTGCGAGGCTCTCCGGGCATAATTGGATACAACTTTCACCTCCGTGCTGTCAAAAGGCGTTTGTTTACGAATATAATGCCTCTGGCTGTCAGACTGTCTATATGCTTTACCCATCTGTAAGATTTGTTCCTGTATCTTATGCAAAACATGTGCTTTGCTTGTGTTTCTGTGTATTCCTGTCTTGCAGAACATCATGATATTTCagtcatataaatattttagattAAATTCTCTGACATTGTGAAAACAGGACCTTGACGTGTTCTTGAGATGTTTGTGAGTTTTATCTTAACAGCGGAATCAAGATTCTATAAAAGGCTTGAGGATGTTGAGCTTGAAGATATCCTGAAGACGTTTGTGGAAACAGTTGAGCAGTTTCTTAGATAATTCCACTAAGACGCCACTAGAGGAGGCTGTAGCTCCACCGTCCTGCCATCAACATTTCTGAGAAAACTCAAACCACTCAGCTACTGTAATTCAATATTTATGGCATTTGTAATTAAACTGTTTGTGCGTAAATATTAATAACCTTGACCTCACCTAAACTAAGATAACCTAAGCTAACCTAACCTAACCTAACCTAACCTAACCTAACCTAACCTAACCTAACCTAACCTAACCTAACGCTACAGGTAGGTCCCGTTTTTCTTTCATACTTCTCAGAACTATTGTGATAGATGCTTCAGCTAAATAAAACTGAACACTCCCTCACTGTCAATGTCACCCTGGAAAACCTCAGAAATTACAAATGACACAAATTTAAGAATTTTAGGCAATAGGAGCAGGGATCAGGGCTTTAAGATCAGAGTGAACAAAAGAGAACAAGGGAATAAGAGCGAGATCTTCATGCAACCACTCTGGTATGAATGGAAACCTATCACGCAGACTGTGTGAGAGACAGCGACTTAGCAGTCAAGGCTTGTGCTCTTGTGAACCGGGGGATGGTGGGGCTGTATCAAGGGGAGAGAAAAGGAGAGCTGTCACGAAGCATCTCTTGGTCAGACCTCAGGTGAATGTAGACGTGTCCTGCTGAGGCAGAGCTGCAGAGCATCCACTTGTCATACCTGGCAACCCGAATGCAAGCTGCAACATGCTCTTGAACTGTTATGACAAAGGGGAAATGTCTCTGCTGGCCTGTGTTGTGAGTTGTGACAGATCCGTGACTCACTTTTTTTAGAAGACATGGGTCTGTGAAATGGTTTTGGAGTCAAGACAGAACTGTGGCTAGTCTTCACTCAAGGTGGAAGTTTTGTGGCAGAGTTTCTGTTTTTTATCTGCTATCTTCAGTGAAATGTTCGAAgttaaattgtattttgtgatgtttatgAATAAGACTGAtatcttttttacagttgtatTAGATCTCCGCAAGAAATTCAGCCAGAAACACTACAGATTATGTTGTTAAAACGTATGTTAGTCTTTGTAATTTGCGTTTGTTACATTATACGGTACATTTTAGATTAAATTACAGTTCAAAAAGTATAGATTAATTTACATgttcaatataaaaaaacaacagaattggCTGAATTGTGATATGTCTTTTTTGTTGGATCTATTTGTGTACAATTGTTTTTTGTAATGGACAATGATTGTGTTGATTCTGACTAAAACATGATGCATACAAAGCATTTATGACACAGCATTTACTCAAAGCCAAATCCTAagcttatacagtataaaacttCAACGCTTTTAGCAAGCACTGGTATATTTCCTATACATGCAATGCACATCTAGTTTCACTTGAAAATATTTCTAACAGGAGATGGGTGATTGGCTATTTGACTATTTTAATGcatgttaataaataatgatCTGCCTGTATGGATACAGTGTTTCAAAAtttaaaacttttcaaaaactttATGTGAACCTTGATGTATCTGTCTATCTCCAAAAGTGCATAAAAGTTCACATTTGTTTCAAATACAAGACCTGCAGATGATTTCAGTACCATTGCTGTGTAATTTGGTGTATAAACTATAGCCTTCATACCTTTCTTCTTGGACTCAGCCAGCAGATGTAAATCTGAGGCCAGATTTGTAATAGCTGTGGCAATCAGAGCGACACGGTCAGCTAAGTCAGCTGATTAGACAACTTCAGTATGTCTGTAACCTATACTGTAAGTTCAGCTGTCAGCGTGAGGACACAGACAGGCagtgatgtgtttgtttgtgagaGCACAAACTTTTGTTTCCATCAGTAATATCAGCACACATATTTGCGAGATTGCGACAAAACAAGCTTCAGACTTGGGGAAAGTTTATGTAACTTTTTGTTTTGTGGGGGGAAGAATCTGTTTACTCAGTAAGTGTTTCTGTCAGATAGAATGTGTCAGATCtttataaataatgacaaatctAGCTTTTACATTAacttcagttcagttcagttttatttatagtgcttttcacaattttgcattgttgcaaagcagctttacaaacaTTTAGACAACAGTTACTTTAGTAAAAAGATATAGTTATGAAAATAAAGAAGGCgcagaaaacatggaattattGCATTTTTTCTCAATAAGATAATCAtgaaacttaaagggacagtgtgtaattttttggaggatctattgacagaaatgcaatataatatacatgtcttcagaggtgtataaagaccttacataatgaagcgttatgttttcagcttataatgatatatttctatctacatacaccacggttccccttacatggaattcaccatgttgtttctacagtagccctaaacggacaaactgctctacagaacgtgtttcataaatacgttatctcctagCAAAGAAGCTAAAatatgacgacatcttagttttgtgtcagccaccgtagtgctttgaaaaggaggggggagtgagccattggttgcagttcacagcctcaccactagatggccCTAAATTTCCTAAACTAACTGAGGTTTTAGAAGtttgtaatttgacatttctatttaaagttaaatttcATTTACTGTACCTAACTGTacttattaatatattttattttattttattttagattgtCAACCATAAGCTGTTGACGAATAAACTTGTAGCTAATTTTTCTGATGTTGCTAGCTACAGTACTAAGAGTACCttcttaaaataaagaaaattatcTAACAATCCCATAAAATCTAAGATTTGCATGTGAGTGTGTGGACGTGACTGCGGAGTGAGTGATACTGTAATGTTATCATAATAATACAAAAGATGGAGATTAAATCAAATGCCACATATGATCACCTCTGTGTAATTttgaaataagtaaaaaatcttGCTGTTTTCCAAACTAACAGCAGGTAAAAATGTTTGAGCAGTGTTGAGGCCGTTGCAATTCAAACACATTTCTGTCCTCTCAACCACATTACCCCCACCTGTCAAAACACAGTCTGATGCAACCAGTAGAAAATGTCTCGAATGAACCAGACCTAACAAATTAAGACCCCCCAAAAGAGTTTTATCTGACCTGTATTTTTTCTGACCTACATGACTTTTGATGCATACATTACTGAAGCGTACTGCATCTGCTAATGGACTGACTACACCCAGAACGATCCTCCTTAAGGGTCAAGATTTTGTCTCACGAATCCCAGAATAACACACATTCAAACACGGAACATTTCAACTAGAATCTCAAGTAATGGAAAACACCGAGGTGATCAATATTAAGTGC is part of the Triplophysa rosa linkage group LG16, Trosa_1v2, whole genome shotgun sequence genome and harbors:
- the pef1 gene encoding peflin is translated as MSYQYGQGYPGPGGNPQHHPPPGAPYGGGPTGGQYGGPYRGAPQGPQYGGGAAPGGPYSSYGTPGAGGAPRAPYGGHAPGGPYGGYGHPQGGQYGQQPPAGNVPPGVNAEAYQWFSTVDTDRSGYINLKELKQALFNSNNSAFNDETCIMMLNMFDKTKTGRVDIFGFSEMWTFLQQRRAMFQQFDRDRSGSINSNEMHQALSQMGYSLSPQFVQGLVNRFCLRGVNGIQLDRFIQVCTQLQSITQAFREKDTAMTGNVRMSYEDFLSGAVTRLM
- the gjb9b gene encoding gap junction protein beta 9b, which codes for MNWMYLQALLGGVSKYSTVFGRVWLSVVFVFRILVFVVAIQQAWGDETKEFVCNTAQPGCSNVCFDQYFPISHIRLWSLQLIFVTCPSLLVVAHVKYREMKDQKFTSSHEGEHLYSNPGRKRGGLWYTYILSLVFKAGFDAGFLYILYAVYGFDMPRLFKCSQEPCPNTVDCYISRPTEKKIFTLFMVVSSSVCIFMCFCEMIYLIVKKVHKFLLRHHQMNAAKYSSCRRVDPTALSTQNLNNIERAKSAAEEKRSQQA